The following coding sequences are from one Manis pentadactyla isolate mManPen7 chromosome 13, mManPen7.hap1, whole genome shotgun sequence window:
- the RNF14 gene encoding E3 ubiquitin-protein ligase RNF14 isoform X2, whose translation MNCWPWRVFMMEMNLGKQSLSRVEKPGFIWTYHKISRYLCALSALCKHLDNLWEEHCGSVVLFAWMQFLKEETLAYLNIVSPFELKMGSPKKVQRRTAQASSDTELDFGGAAGSDVEQEAAVDERAVQDVESLSSLIQEILDFDQAQQIKCFNSKLFLCNICFCEKLGSECMYFLECRHVYCKACLKDYFEIQIRDGQVQCLNCPEPKCPSVATPGQVKELVEAELFARYDRLLLQSTLDLMADVVYCPRPCCRLPVMQEPGCTMGICSSCNFAFCTLCRLTYHGVSPCKVTAEKLVDLRNEYLQANEANKRFLEQRFGKRVIQKALEEMESKEWLEKNSKGCPCCGTPIEKLDGCNKMTCPGCMQYFCWVCMGPLSRANPYRHYTDPASACFNRLFHAVNVNGDIWEDEIED comes from the exons CTGTCTGCTCTCTGCAAGCACTTAGACAACCTGTGGGAAGAACACTGTGGCAGCGTGGTCCTGTTTGCCTGGATGCAGTTTCTTAAGGAAGAGACCCTGGCATACCTGAATATTGTCTCTCCTTTTGAACTCAAGATGGGTTCTCCGAAAAAAGTGCAGCGAAGGACTGCTCAAGCCTCTTCCGACACAGAGCTAGATTTTGGAGGAGCTGCTGGATCTGATGTAGAGCAAGAAGCAGCTGTGGATGAGAGGGCCGTGCAGGATGTGGAGTCGTTGTCAAGTCTGATCCAGGAGATCTTGGACTTTGATCAAGCTCAGCAGATAAAATGCTTTAATAGTAAATTGTTCCTGTGCAATATCTGTTTCTGTGAGAAGCTGGGTAGTGAATGCATGTACTTCTTGGAGTGCAGGCATGTGTATTGCAAAGCCTGTCTGAAGGACTACTTTGAAATCCAGATCAGAGATGGCCAAGTTCAGTGCCTCAACTGTCCAGAACCCAAGTGCCCTTCAGTGGCCACTCCTGGTCAG GTCAAAGAGCTAGTGGAGGCAGAGCTGTTTGCCCGTTACGACCGCCTTCTCCTCCAGTCCACGTTGGACCTGATGGCCGATGTCGTGTACTGCCCCCGCCCATGCTGCCGGCTGCCTGTGATGCAGGAGCCTGGCTGCACCATGGGCATCTGCTCCAGCTGCAATTTTGCCTTCTGTACTTTGTGCAGATTGACCTACCATGGGGTCTCTCCATGTAAGGTAACAGCAG AGAAATTAGTGGACTTACGAAATGAGTACCTGCAAGCAAATGAGGCCAATAAAAGATTTTTGGAACAGAGGTTTGGTAAGAGGGTGATTCAGAAGGCGCTGGAAGAGATGGAGAGTAAGGAGTGGCTAGAAAAGAACTCGAAGGGCTGCCCGTGCTGTGGGACGCCCATAGAG AAATTAGATGGATGTAACAAGATGACATGTCCTGGCTGTATGCAGTACTTCTGCTGGGTTTGCATGGGTCCTCTCTCCAGAGCAAACCCTTACAGACATTACACTGATCCTGCTTCTGCATGTTTTAACAG GTTATTCCATGCTGTGAATGTTAATGGTGATATTTGGGAAGATGAGATTGAAGACTAG
- the RNF14 gene encoding E3 ubiquitin-protein ligase RNF14 isoform X3 — protein MQFLKEETLAYLNIVSPFELKMGSPKKVQRRTAQASSDTELDFGGAAGSDVEQEAAVDERAVQDVESLSSLIQEILDFDQAQQIKCFNSKLFLCNICFCEKLGSECMYFLECRHVYCKACLKDYFEIQIRDGQVQCLNCPEPKCPSVATPGQVKELVEAELFARYDRLLLQSTLDLMADVVYCPRPCCRLPVMQEPGCTMGICSSCNFAFCTLCRLTYHGVSPCKVTAEKLVDLRNEYLQANEANKRFLEQRFGKRVIQKALEEMESKEWLEKNSKGCPCCGTPIEKLDGCNKMTCPGCMQYFCWVCMGPLSRANPYRHYTDPASACFNRLFHAVNVNGDIWEDEIED, from the exons ATGCAGTTTCTTAAGGAAGAGACCCTGGCATACCTGAATATTGTCTCTCCTTTTGAACTCAAGATGGGTTCTCCGAAAAAAGTGCAGCGAAGGACTGCTCAAGCCTCTTCCGACACAGAGCTAGATTTTGGAGGAGCTGCTGGATCTGATGTAGAGCAAGAAGCAGCTGTGGATGAGAGGGCCGTGCAGGATGTGGAGTCGTTGTCAAGTCTGATCCAGGAGATCTTGGACTTTGATCAAGCTCAGCAGATAAAATGCTTTAATAGTAAATTGTTCCTGTGCAATATCTGTTTCTGTGAGAAGCTGGGTAGTGAATGCATGTACTTCTTGGAGTGCAGGCATGTGTATTGCAAAGCCTGTCTGAAGGACTACTTTGAAATCCAGATCAGAGATGGCCAAGTTCAGTGCCTCAACTGTCCAGAACCCAAGTGCCCTTCAGTGGCCACTCCTGGTCAG GTCAAAGAGCTAGTGGAGGCAGAGCTGTTTGCCCGTTACGACCGCCTTCTCCTCCAGTCCACGTTGGACCTGATGGCCGATGTCGTGTACTGCCCCCGCCCATGCTGCCGGCTGCCTGTGATGCAGGAGCCTGGCTGCACCATGGGCATCTGCTCCAGCTGCAATTTTGCCTTCTGTACTTTGTGCAGATTGACCTACCATGGGGTCTCTCCATGTAAGGTAACAGCAG AGAAATTAGTGGACTTACGAAATGAGTACCTGCAAGCAAATGAGGCCAATAAAAGATTTTTGGAACAGAGGTTTGGTAAGAGGGTGATTCAGAAGGCGCTGGAAGAGATGGAGAGTAAGGAGTGGCTAGAAAAGAACTCGAAGGGCTGCCCGTGCTGTGGGACGCCCATAGAG AAATTAGATGGATGTAACAAGATGACATGTCCTGGCTGTATGCAGTACTTCTGCTGGGTTTGCATGGGTCCTCTCTCCAGAGCAAACCCTTACAGACATTACACTGATCCTGCTTCTGCATGTTTTAACAG GTTATTCCATGCTGTGAATGTTAATGGTGATATTTGGGAAGATGAGATTGAAGACTAG
- the GNPDA1 gene encoding glucosamine-6-phosphate isomerase 1 → MKLIILDHYSQANEWAAKYIRNRIIQFNPGPDKYFTLGLPTGGTPIGCYQKLIEYCKNGDLSFKYVKTFNMDEYVGLPRENPESYHSFMWNNFFKHIDIHPENTHILDGNAADLQAECDAFEEKIKAAGGIELFVGGIGPDGHIAFNEPGSSLVSRTRVKTLAMDTILANARFFDGDLTRVPTMALTVGVGTLMEAREVMILITGAHKAFALYKAIEEGVSHMWTVSAFQQHPCTVFVCDEDATLELKVKTVNYFKGLMLVHNKLVDPLYSIKEKETEKRESSEKPYGD, encoded by the exons ATGAAGCTCATCATTCTGGACCATTATTCTCAGGCCAATGAATGGGCAGCCAAATATATCAGGAACCGCATCATCCAGTTTAACCCAGGGCCCGACAAGTACTTCACCCTGGGGCTTCCCACTG GGGGCACCCCGATTGGCTGCTACCAGAAGCTGATTGAGTACTGTAAGAATGGAGACCTGTCCTTCAAATATGTGAAGACCTTCAACATGGATGAGTATGTGG GCCTTCCTCGAGAAAACCCGGAGAGTTACCACTCCTTCATGTGGAACAACTTCTTCAAGCACATTGACATCCACCCAGAAAACACGCACATTCTGGATGGGAATGCAGCTGACCTACAGGCCGAGTGTGACGCGTTTGAAGAGAAGATCAAGGCTGCGGGTGGGATTGAGCTGTTTGTCGGAG GCATTGGCCCTGACGGACACATTGCCTTCAACGAGCCCGGCTCCAGTCTGGTGTCCAGAACCCGTGTGAAGACCCTGGCCATGGACACCATCCTGGCCAATGCCAGGTTCTTTGATGGCGATCTCACCAGGGTGCCCACCATGGCCCTGACAGTGGGCGTGGGCACTCTCATGGAAGCCAGGGAG GTGATGATCCTCATCACAGGCGCTCACAAGGCGTTTGCTCTGTACAAGGCCATCGAGGAGGGAGTGAGCCACATGTGGACCGTGTCTGCCTTCCAGCAGCATCCCTGCACGGTGTTTGTGTGTGACGAGGACGCCACCCTGGAGCTGAAAGTGAAGACTGTCAACTATTTCAAAG gTTTAATGCTTGTTCATAACAAGTTAGTGGACCCATTGTACAGCATCAAAGAGAAAGAAACGGAGAAGAGAGAGTCTTCCGAGAAACCATACGGTGATTAG